ATCAACGAGATTTCGGATATAGCGTTCATTCTCATTTTGGAGGGAGACAGCCTGTTTGTATTCCGCCACCGCTTCAGACTCTTTCCCTTGCAGTTCTGACAGCTCGCCTTTTAAATTATGAATGAATGCGCTCGATTCTGTATCTGTGCCTTCAAGTTCATCAACCAGTCCATTCGCTTTTTCAAATTGATCAAGCCTTCCGTAGCTGACAACAAGATCGCGAATCACATCTTGAGCATAGTCGCTTTTATCTCCTTTTCTCGCCAGCTCATAATATTGCACAGCATTTGAATAATCATTTAATAAAAAATAGGCGCGGCCAATTAAATAATTTGCCTCTTGATCCGATGGTGGAATCTGCTTATTTTCGATGTTTGTTTTTAAATATTGAATCGCCTGTTCATAGTTTCTTCTGCTAATAAAAATGGTTGCCAGCTTGTTATGTAGATCGGCTGTCGACTTCTGGGCAATCGCTTCTCGAATATGCTGCTCAGCTGTTACGTAATCCCGATTTTTAAAAGCTTCAATCCCAAGATCAACTGTTTTCTCCCACTTTTTCTCATTTGCATAAGTGTATGCCCAGCCTGCAAGAAAAAAAAGCAGCACAGCAACAGTAATAAGGGTGAGCATTTTTCTTCTTTTGACAATAAATTGTTTAACCCTTTCGGAAAAACGAGTTTTTGATTCAGGCTGTAACGGACGCCGAGCTGAACCATGATTTTCGGCCTGGCGTTCACCTTCCGCTGTCATTTTCTTTAGTTTTGATTCAGTCGTCTCTTTTTCCTTTTGCTGTCGAATCGTTTCCCTTAGTTCGTCAACAATGATTTTTAATTCTTCTCTTACCGAAAATTGAGTCGACGGGATATACATTGCCCTTTCATAGAGTAAAACGGCTTTATCAATGTCCCCTGTTCTCTCAAATAATTGTGCGGCATTCAGGTAATCTTCTGGAACAAGTTCAATTGAATCTATTTTTCTATCGTCTTCACTTAGAATCAGCTTAATTTCTTCTACAATTGCTTTTTTATCCGGGTAGTGGGAAATGATGTAATGGTATTCACGGATCGCAGCTTCTTTGTTTCCAATCCCTTCAAACAATGAAGCGATGTCAAGCAATTGTTCGACCGGTAATTCCAGTTGGTGAATCGAATCGTTTTTTGCGCCTGATAATCCGTTTTTGCGTTGAAGCACGGCGGATTTTATGTCCGCGGGAAAAAGCGCGAACCATTCGGAAAAAGATGGGCATTCTTCCGGTTTTTCACTTTGCCAAACTTGTTTGAAAAAGGCTTCTCCTGCTTGGCCTAATGTGCGTTCAAGTGCATTCAAAAGGAGGCGGTAACGCTCTGAATCTGCTTGAAGTTCATCCTCAGCAAAGTAACTGATGTCATCTGCCTTATTTTTACGGATCGATTCATCATGCCATGTCGCCATCTCAGCGAGCAGTACGGCGCCTGCAAATCGGTCAGCGTTTTTATTCCAAATGCCTTCTTTTACATAGGCCGCGGCGTAGCCCGGTGAACCAGTCGGCACGATTTCCGGCCTTTCCAAACCGGGAGCGTAAAG
The sequence above is a segment of the Pueribacillus theae genome. Coding sequences within it:
- a CDS encoding tetratricopeptide repeat protein gives rise to the protein MSFQPEVGDTLRLFNKTYSFSRHPAVEGLEMPYGQEGRQGIVYQLIEETAKEKKQAVALKVFRNRFKNQHQVELSNRIRKYAAVYGLSACSRAVIEEGDHKKLLKKYGDLQYSVMMPWIEGPTWADLVLDEEPLSKEDALQLACTFAYVLKEMEASELAHCDLSSSNVLIPLFEKNKRSTYFADIELVDVEELYAPGLERPEIVPTGSPGYAAAYVKEGIWNKNADRFAGAVLLAEMATWHDESIRKNKADDISYFAEDELQADSERYRLLLNALERTLGQAGEAFFKQVWQSEKPEECPSFSEWFALFPADIKSAVLQRKNGLSGAKNDSIHQLELPVEQLLDIASLFEGIGNKEAAIREYHYIISHYPDKKAIVEEIKLILSEDDRKIDSIELVPEDYLNAAQLFERTGDIDKAVLLYERAMYIPSTQFSVREELKIIVDELRETIRQQKEKETTESKLKKMTAEGERQAENHGSARRPLQPESKTRFSERVKQFIVKRRKMLTLITVAVLLFFLAGWAYTYANEKKWEKTVDLGIEAFKNRDYVTAEQHIREAIAQKSTADLHNKLATIFISRRNYEQAIQYLKTNIENKQIPPSDQEANYLIGRAYFLLNDYSNAVQYYELARKGDKSDYAQDVIRDLVVSYGRLDQFEKANGLVDELEGTDTESSAFIHNLKGELSELQGKESEAVAEYKQAVSLQNENERYIRNLVDAYIQQNKTNQSGDKEKIETYEEAISLMNKLLRKDGANVNHLNRLGQLYYDFGLFYEAEDNPKSKNLFQQALISYNKVIDLGIQNEDVLLNIGIIQNKLDQKEKAEKTYERAIQSYPESGHAHFVFGLFQIQQEKYDKALVLLKKVVKLNQDSSEVSIANERIKEMKVRGLVK